The following coding sequences lie in one Pseudarthrobacter phenanthrenivorans Sphe3 genomic window:
- a CDS encoding glycosyltransferase family 87 protein, which translates to MQETQPPEHHGRSRLVVPSRSDVLLRNFTELVGGPLGAKAAPGVVSPGVFTVERVLVILTVTAALLGILLKGYCRANGWDSPTQFYATCYSDFPEVFRSRGLAEGTFPILGGQFEYPVLIALIAGVTAWLVPGTGLSDDRVLAYFDINAALLAAVTVVAVLATARMSTRRPWDAAMVALAPGIVLAGTINWDLWAVALLAVGMYFFARERLVPAGIFIGLAVSANLYPLLILAAMFLLALRTGRFRPLLKTTAAAAAAWLAANLPFAVANPAGWLHFFQFSADRDAGYGSPWFAYNLLLDRLRGQELSAGAVDVLSLGFFAVSCALIALVALTAPRRPRLAQLAFLIVAAFILTNKVYSPQFVVWLVPLLALARPRWRDFLVWQGVEGLHWAAVWMYLGQVTSAGSSQHNLDMPYYVLAVAAHMAAVAYLMARVTWDIYDPTYDPIRRHHLDDPHGGPFNGAPDRFRLHPRRSAGSTVPGKVSSNA; encoded by the coding sequence ATGCAGGAGACCCAGCCGCCGGAGCACCACGGCCGGTCACGCCTGGTAGTGCCGAGCCGCAGTGATGTCCTGCTGCGGAACTTCACGGAACTCGTTGGCGGGCCCCTCGGAGCGAAGGCCGCGCCCGGCGTCGTCTCCCCCGGCGTTTTCACGGTGGAACGGGTCCTTGTCATCCTCACCGTTACGGCTGCCCTGCTCGGAATCCTCCTCAAGGGCTACTGCCGCGCCAACGGCTGGGACTCCCCTACGCAGTTCTACGCCACCTGCTATTCGGACTTCCCGGAAGTCTTCCGCAGCCGCGGCCTGGCGGAGGGCACCTTCCCCATCCTGGGCGGGCAGTTTGAATATCCGGTACTGATCGCCCTGATCGCAGGAGTGACGGCCTGGCTGGTTCCCGGAACCGGCCTGTCCGATGACCGGGTCCTGGCTTATTTCGACATCAATGCTGCGCTCCTGGCCGCTGTCACCGTGGTTGCCGTCCTTGCCACCGCCCGAATGAGCACCAGGCGCCCGTGGGATGCCGCCATGGTAGCCCTGGCTCCGGGCATCGTCCTGGCCGGTACCATCAACTGGGATCTCTGGGCCGTGGCCCTGCTGGCCGTGGGCATGTACTTCTTCGCCCGGGAACGGCTGGTTCCGGCCGGCATCTTCATCGGCCTTGCAGTATCAGCAAACTTGTATCCGTTGCTGATCCTGGCGGCCATGTTCCTGCTTGCCCTGCGGACCGGCCGCTTCCGGCCGCTGCTGAAGACGACGGCAGCGGCCGCTGCCGCATGGTTGGCAGCCAACCTGCCGTTCGCCGTCGCCAATCCTGCAGGCTGGCTCCACTTCTTCCAGTTTTCAGCAGACCGGGATGCCGGCTACGGCTCTCCCTGGTTCGCCTACAACCTGCTGCTGGACAGGTTGCGCGGACAGGAGCTCAGCGCCGGTGCCGTGGACGTGCTCTCCCTGGGTTTCTTTGCCGTCTCCTGTGCCCTCATTGCACTGGTTGCCCTCACTGCCCCTCGCCGCCCGCGCCTCGCGCAGCTGGCTTTCCTGATCGTGGCGGCCTTCATCCTGACCAACAAGGTCTATTCACCACAGTTTGTTGTCTGGCTGGTGCCGCTCCTGGCACTTGCGCGGCCGCGGTGGCGGGACTTCCTGGTCTGGCAGGGAGTCGAAGGCCTGCACTGGGCCGCCGTCTGGATGTACCTTGGACAAGTGACCAGCGCAGGCTCCTCCCAGCACAACCTGGATATGCCGTATTACGTCCTGGCCGTGGCGGCCCACATGGCCGCGGTCGCCTACCTGATGGCGCGGGTGACGTGGGATATTTACGACCCCACCTACGATCCCATCCGGAGGCACCACCTGGACGATCCCCACGGCGGACCCTTCAACGGCGCCCCCGACAGGTTTCGCCTGCATCCGCGGCGCAGTGCCGGCTCCACCGTCCCGGGAAAGGTCTCATCCAATGCCTGA
- a CDS encoding histidine phosphatase family protein produces the protein MTNPAFAPRPQLWILRHGETEWSKSGQYTGLTDLPLTVEGEQQAVEARKVLDPVDFDLVLTSPLRRARRTAELAGFPDALHEPLAVEWNYGDYEGISSDLIRKDNPDYLIWTHGVPNGETLDEVAARADKIIGRVLESGMDNVLIVAHGHFSRILTARWLELPPTEGRHFILGTAKVCTLGWDKRTPAILRWGL, from the coding sequence GTGACCAACCCTGCCTTTGCCCCCCGGCCCCAGCTCTGGATCCTCCGCCACGGTGAGACGGAATGGTCCAAGAGCGGGCAGTACACCGGACTCACTGACCTGCCCCTTACCGTGGAAGGCGAGCAGCAGGCGGTGGAGGCCCGGAAGGTCCTGGACCCTGTGGACTTCGACCTGGTGCTGACCTCCCCCCTGCGCAGGGCACGGCGGACTGCCGAACTGGCGGGCTTCCCCGACGCCCTGCATGAGCCGCTCGCCGTGGAGTGGAATTACGGGGACTATGAAGGCATCAGTTCGGACCTGATCCGGAAGGACAACCCGGATTACCTGATCTGGACCCATGGCGTGCCCAACGGGGAAACGCTGGACGAAGTGGCGGCCAGGGCGGACAAGATCATTGGCCGTGTCCTGGAGTCGGGCATGGACAATGTCCTGATCGTGGCCCACGGACATTTCTCCAGGATCCTCACCGCCCGCTGGCTGGAACTGCCTCCCACCGAGGGGCGGCACTTCATTTTGGGCACCGCAAAAGTGTGCACCCTCGGTTGGGACAAGAGGACTCCCGCTATTCTCCGCTGGGGCCTTTAA
- a CDS encoding CCA tRNA nucleotidyltransferase — MAHAHHKTDSPTVDFQVDPVVLELGQRFVDAGHELSLVGGPVRDLFLGRTSPDLDFTTDATPDQTVALIKKWADNYWEIGRAFGTIGMRKAGFQIEVTTYRAEAYDPDSRKPVVAFGSSLTDDLLRRDFTINAMALKLPSLELVDPFGGVRDLHASVLATPGAPELSFSDDPLRMMRAARFAAQLGVSVHPDVHKAMTDMAERITIISAERVRDELVKLICGAQPRAGVDLLVDTGLAEFVLPEVSALRLESDEHHRHKDVYQHSLQVLEQAAQLETDAEGPVPGPDFVLRFAALMHDVGKPATRRFEPGGAVSFRHHDMVGAKLTSKRMKALRFDNDTTKAVARLVELHMRFYGYGEAGWSDSAVRRYVTDAGPLLERLHRLTRSDVTTRNQRKAERLAFAYDDLEARIAALREQESLDAVRPDLDGARIMALLDLKPGPVVGRAYKFLLNERMENGPLPAEEAEARLLRWWAEQPESAPAEAGAGTAAAGVDLSSEESK, encoded by the coding sequence ATGGCGCACGCACATCACAAGACAGATTCCCCAACCGTCGACTTCCAGGTGGACCCGGTGGTCCTGGAGCTCGGCCAGCGCTTCGTGGACGCCGGCCACGAACTCTCGCTGGTGGGTGGGCCGGTGCGGGACCTGTTCCTGGGCAGGACCTCCCCTGACCTCGACTTCACCACCGACGCGACGCCGGACCAAACGGTGGCGTTGATCAAGAAGTGGGCGGACAACTACTGGGAGATCGGCCGCGCGTTCGGGACCATCGGCATGCGCAAGGCAGGTTTCCAGATTGAAGTCACCACCTACCGCGCAGAGGCCTACGATCCCGATTCCCGCAAGCCCGTGGTGGCGTTCGGTTCGTCGTTGACAGATGACCTGCTCCGGCGGGACTTCACCATCAACGCCATGGCCCTGAAGCTGCCGTCCCTGGAACTGGTGGATCCGTTCGGCGGCGTGCGGGACCTCCACGCCTCCGTGCTGGCCACCCCCGGGGCCCCCGAGCTCTCCTTCTCCGACGACCCGCTGAGGATGATGCGCGCCGCACGGTTCGCGGCGCAGCTGGGAGTCTCCGTCCACCCGGACGTCCATAAAGCGATGACGGACATGGCCGAACGCATCACCATCATTTCCGCGGAACGGGTGCGGGACGAACTGGTCAAGCTCATCTGCGGCGCCCAGCCGCGGGCAGGCGTGGATCTGCTGGTGGACACCGGCCTCGCCGAATTCGTGCTGCCGGAAGTCTCGGCGCTGCGCCTGGAATCGGATGAACACCACCGGCACAAGGATGTGTACCAGCATTCGCTGCAGGTGCTGGAACAGGCGGCGCAGTTGGAAACGGATGCGGAGGGTCCGGTGCCCGGGCCGGATTTCGTGCTGCGTTTCGCAGCATTAATGCACGACGTCGGCAAGCCGGCTACGCGCCGCTTCGAACCGGGCGGCGCGGTGAGCTTCCGCCATCACGACATGGTGGGGGCCAAGCTCACCTCCAAGCGGATGAAGGCGCTGCGCTTCGATAACGACACCACCAAGGCAGTGGCCCGGTTGGTGGAGCTGCATATGCGCTTCTACGGCTACGGGGAGGCCGGCTGGAGCGATTCGGCCGTCCGCCGCTACGTGACCGACGCCGGCCCGCTGCTGGAACGGCTGCACCGGCTCACCCGCTCGGACGTCACCACCCGGAACCAGCGGAAGGCTGAACGCCTGGCCTTCGCCTATGACGACCTTGAAGCCCGGATCGCCGCGCTGCGTGAACAGGAATCCCTGGACGCTGTACGTCCCGATCTTGACGGCGCCCGGATCATGGCCCTGCTGGACCTCAAACCCGGGCCCGTAGTGGGCCGCGCCTACAAGTTCCTGCTGAACGAGCGGATGGAGAACGGTCCTTTGCCCGCTGAGGAAGCGGAGGCGAGGCTGCTCCGCTGGTGGGCGGAACAGCCTGAATCTGCACCTGCCGAAGCCGGGGCTGGAACCGCTGCTGCCGGCGTCGACCTTTCTTCCGAGGAGTCCAAGTGA
- a CDS encoding NUDIX hydrolase: MPSAIGAHVAPAQHAAPASLPTVEEVSAGGVVVDTSDAELRVAIIARLNRGGRLEWCLPKGHPEGKENNEQAAVREIAEETGIEGDILAPLGSIDYWFTVSGHRVHKTVHHYLLRATGGELTIENDPDQEAVDVAWVPIQELARKLSFPNERRIADLAREVLPGHL; encoded by the coding sequence TTGCCGTCGGCAATCGGTGCGCACGTTGCGCCTGCCCAGCATGCGGCGCCGGCCTCGCTGCCTACGGTGGAGGAAGTCTCCGCCGGCGGCGTGGTGGTGGACACGTCCGACGCCGAGTTGAGGGTTGCGATCATCGCCCGCCTAAACCGCGGGGGACGTTTGGAGTGGTGCCTTCCCAAGGGCCATCCCGAGGGCAAGGAAAACAACGAGCAGGCAGCGGTCCGGGAAATCGCCGAGGAAACCGGTATCGAAGGGGACATCCTGGCGCCGCTGGGCAGCATCGACTACTGGTTCACCGTGAGCGGCCATCGGGTCCACAAAACCGTCCATCATTACCTCCTCCGGGCTACGGGCGGCGAGCTGACCATCGAGAACGATCCCGACCAGGAAGCCGTGGACGTTGCCTGGGTTCCCATCCAGGAGCTGGCACGTAAGCTTTCCTTCCCCAATGAGCGCCGGATCGCCGATCTGGCCCGCGAGGTCCTGCCAGGGCACCTTTAG
- the murJ gene encoding murein biosynthesis integral membrane protein MurJ has product MSATNFPSDKAGRPGDAGDAVPDGVPPEPAVTEGTPGAVAASETRSSAIMAAGTLVSRFLGFGKTWMLGTALGLGSTVNDTFINANNLPNLIFLLVAGGVFNAVLVPQIIKASKAPDRGADYISRLLTLAVLLLLGLTALVTLAAPWVIELTTQGYTPTQKALAVTFAFWCLPQIFFYGLYALLTQVLNANGAFGPAMWAPILNNIVAIAGLGMFIWIFGANEVNPHTLDNWGDTQTLLVAGFSTIGVVSQTAILMIPVIRLRLGLRPRFGWRGVGLGQAARLSVWTLLTAAVGQLAFLYVMRIATIPGAERIRLQQAGDPAANMLPGNAVLEVASQLYLLPHSIIALSLATVLFNRMTRASQDGNRDELRDALSHGLRTMAVATVFGALALFALAGPLGMFFSGGLRQDGVMLAQTLTILALSTPFMSANFMMSRVFYANEDARTPFYIQLLLAFVYVAGAFAIQFLPVTQIIYAIAVLYMVGNILSVVISAYFLRRLLGHLDGARIVNSYIRMGYAALGSAIAAAGALWLMGSYNPNGFAWQNRITALVTVIVVGPVMLAVYFLLLKLFRVAELRDLLRPLLGRLGRGGPPEPSAEGGTPPSDSPDGAPSEGTPGAASGTASGERRRAAPERATTSVDTGLIPRISGEFDAVSFRAGPAPERDVPEHATRRRQLRDGGAPDSTDGGYLPGEDQPSTARGGFLRDQIPLPGRRTFQGKAGENPYFKRRRPRKK; this is encoded by the coding sequence ATGTCAGCTACCAACTTCCCTTCCGATAAAGCCGGACGCCCAGGTGATGCGGGCGACGCCGTGCCGGACGGCGTTCCCCCCGAACCGGCCGTCACAGAGGGCACCCCCGGCGCAGTCGCTGCCAGCGAAACCCGTTCCAGCGCCATCATGGCTGCCGGGACGCTCGTCTCCCGGTTCCTCGGGTTCGGCAAGACCTGGATGCTCGGCACAGCCCTCGGCCTCGGCTCCACGGTCAATGACACCTTCATCAACGCCAACAACCTGCCCAACCTGATCTTCCTGCTGGTGGCAGGCGGTGTGTTCAATGCCGTCCTGGTTCCGCAAATCATCAAGGCAAGCAAGGCTCCGGACAGGGGAGCGGACTACATCAGCCGGCTGCTGACGCTGGCAGTGCTGCTCCTGCTGGGCCTGACGGCGCTGGTGACGTTGGCCGCACCCTGGGTCATTGAGCTGACCACGCAGGGATACACACCCACCCAGAAGGCGCTGGCCGTCACCTTCGCGTTCTGGTGCCTGCCGCAGATCTTCTTCTATGGCCTGTATGCCCTGCTCACACAGGTCCTGAATGCCAATGGTGCCTTCGGTCCTGCCATGTGGGCTCCCATCCTGAACAACATAGTGGCCATCGCCGGCCTTGGCATGTTCATCTGGATCTTCGGTGCGAATGAAGTAAATCCGCATACTTTGGACAACTGGGGAGACACCCAAACGCTGCTGGTTGCCGGATTCTCCACCATCGGAGTGGTGTCCCAGACCGCCATCCTGATGATCCCGGTCATCCGGCTCAGGCTGGGCCTGCGGCCACGGTTTGGCTGGCGGGGAGTGGGACTGGGCCAGGCCGCCAGGCTGAGCGTATGGACGCTGCTGACTGCCGCCGTCGGGCAACTCGCCTTCCTGTACGTCATGCGCATCGCCACCATCCCCGGTGCGGAACGCATCCGGCTGCAGCAGGCCGGCGACCCTGCCGCGAACATGCTGCCCGGCAACGCGGTGCTGGAGGTGGCCAGCCAGCTGTACCTCCTGCCGCACTCCATCATTGCCCTGTCCCTGGCCACCGTCCTGTTTAACCGGATGACGCGGGCCTCGCAGGACGGCAACCGGGATGAGCTGCGCGATGCTCTCTCGCACGGCCTCCGGACCATGGCGGTCGCCACGGTGTTCGGGGCGCTGGCCCTCTTTGCCCTTGCCGGCCCCCTTGGCATGTTCTTCTCCGGCGGCCTGCGGCAGGACGGCGTCATGCTGGCCCAAACGCTGACCATCCTGGCCCTCAGTACACCGTTCATGAGCGCCAACTTCATGATGTCCCGCGTGTTCTACGCGAATGAGGATGCCCGGACGCCCTTCTACATCCAGCTGCTCCTGGCGTTTGTCTACGTGGCCGGAGCGTTCGCCATCCAGTTCCTGCCCGTCACCCAGATCATCTACGCCATCGCGGTCCTGTACATGGTGGGCAATATCCTCTCCGTGGTCATCAGCGCCTACTTCCTGAGGCGTCTCCTGGGGCACCTGGACGGGGCCCGGATCGTCAACTCCTACATCCGCATGGGATACGCCGCGCTCGGTTCAGCCATCGCCGCCGCGGGCGCCCTCTGGCTCATGGGCAGCTACAACCCCAACGGTTTTGCCTGGCAGAACCGGATCACAGCGCTGGTCACCGTCATCGTGGTGGGCCCGGTCATGCTGGCCGTCTACTTCCTGCTGCTCAAACTGTTCCGCGTCGCTGAGCTGCGCGACCTCCTGCGGCCACTGCTGGGACGCCTCGGCCGCGGCGGGCCGCCTGAGCCTTCTGCAGAAGGCGGGACCCCGCCGTCGGACTCCCCGGACGGTGCCCCGTCCGAGGGGACGCCGGGAGCTGCCTCCGGGACTGCTTCCGGGGAGCGCCGGAGGGCTGCGCCGGAACGTGCCACCACTTCGGTGGATACGGGGCTCATTCCCCGGATTTCCGGCGAGTTTGACGCAGTCTCCTTCAGGGCCGGCCCGGCTCCCGAGCGGGATGTTCCCGAGCACGCCACCCGCCGGCGGCAACTGCGCGACGGCGGCGCACCGGATTCCACCGACGGCGGCTACCTTCCCGGCGAGGACCAGCCGAGCACCGCACGGGGCGGCTTCCTCCGCGATCAGATCCCGCTGCCCGGACGCCGGACCTTCCAGGGGAAGGCCGGCGAGAACCCTTATTTCAAGCGCCGGAGACCCCGTAAAAAGTGA
- a CDS encoding protein kinase family protein, with amino-acid sequence MSNPIDVGSVLGGRYKVTATVLASHDHDLVLDGVDQVLNRPVSILVAGPGNTEQVAQSAREVATGERPGTVQVLDLGMTEAATYLITNHTSAADLLDLVVASNPPYVEPFFTDTLGSEIFGQPRSREPEPYDDEDHVEAGYINYSDTHPSQVDPYRPAPAVPPKSPARPAAAPSSGRGPSAGASAAAGAAAAGAGAAGASAPGAAAASAGPESRPAAGSRPGGQSDHHGGSVSQGDRGAVSGSSATSPGEGAPGSKPKVSLWSDDDYAYAEDQPAEAAPAENEQQAGKKKTSSVFARSAAPAAAASSFPGQSGFDDDNDDEPAREPRSMRWLVGGLLAVVLIAGLVFAVTNLGSLFSSQPQAVPTAPATDGSAAAQTPAATQAPTSAPPAAPPAIESISRQGNFDFAATFDGDLVKAYDGNAASYWSDMEFATENWGGLAPQGVPLVVKLEKPAKVSSITLSQLGGSGGNITVYTNDRPALDGAKAVGTNSFTSTDLTMPLAEPVEAEYVIVSINSLPRLAAPKTRYGFGIRLAEIRVQ; translated from the coding sequence GTGTCCAACCCGATCGATGTCGGATCAGTACTGGGCGGCCGTTACAAGGTCACAGCCACTGTATTGGCCTCGCATGACCACGATCTGGTGCTGGACGGTGTGGACCAGGTCCTGAACCGTCCCGTCAGTATCCTGGTGGCTGGACCCGGAAACACGGAACAGGTTGCGCAAAGCGCCCGGGAAGTTGCCACGGGTGAACGTCCGGGCACCGTTCAGGTGCTGGACCTTGGCATGACCGAGGCTGCCACCTACCTCATCACCAACCACACATCTGCTGCGGATCTGCTGGACCTGGTGGTCGCGTCCAATCCTCCCTACGTGGAACCGTTCTTCACGGACACCTTGGGAAGCGAGATCTTCGGCCAGCCCAGGTCACGTGAGCCGGAACCCTACGACGATGAGGACCACGTCGAGGCCGGCTACATTAACTACTCCGATACGCACCCCAGCCAGGTTGATCCCTACCGCCCGGCACCCGCCGTGCCGCCGAAGTCCCCTGCACGGCCGGCTGCGGCTCCTTCTTCCGGACGTGGCCCGTCCGCTGGTGCGTCTGCTGCCGCAGGGGCTGCTGCGGCAGGGGCTGGCGCTGCGGGGGCCAGCGCACCGGGCGCTGCCGCCGCGAGTGCGGGGCCGGAATCCCGCCCCGCCGCCGGCAGCCGTCCTGGTGGGCAGTCCGATCACCACGGCGGGAGCGTAAGCCAGGGTGACCGCGGTGCAGTTTCCGGTTCAAGCGCAACCAGCCCTGGGGAAGGAGCTCCGGGCAGCAAGCCGAAGGTTTCCCTGTGGTCGGACGACGACTATGCCTACGCCGAAGACCAGCCTGCCGAGGCCGCGCCCGCGGAGAACGAACAGCAGGCCGGGAAGAAGAAGACATCTTCCGTTTTTGCACGCTCGGCGGCGCCCGCTGCTGCCGCGTCTTCCTTCCCTGGGCAGTCCGGCTTTGACGACGATAACGACGACGAGCCGGCCCGGGAGCCCAGGTCCATGCGGTGGCTTGTCGGCGGACTTCTTGCTGTGGTGCTGATTGCCGGGCTTGTCTTCGCCGTGACCAATCTGGGCAGCCTCTTCTCATCACAGCCCCAGGCTGTTCCCACCGCGCCTGCAACGGACGGCAGTGCTGCGGCCCAGACTCCCGCGGCAACCCAGGCGCCCACCTCAGCGCCGCCCGCGGCTCCGCCGGCCATTGAAAGCATCAGCCGGCAGGGCAACTTCGATTTCGCTGCGACCTTCGACGGCGACCTGGTCAAGGCATACGACGGCAACGCGGCCAGCTACTGGTCGGACATGGAGTTTGCCACCGAGAACTGGGGTGGCCTTGCACCGCAGGGAGTCCCCCTGGTGGTAAAGCTCGAGAAGCCTGCGAAGGTATCGTCAATCACGCTCTCACAGCTGGGCGGTTCGGGCGGCAATATCACCGTTTACACCAATGACCGTCCTGCTTTGGATGGGGCAAAAGCGGTTGGGACGAACAGCTTTACGTCCACCGACCTCACCATGCCGCTGGCGGAGCCCGTTGAGGCGGAATACGTGATTGTATCCATCAACTCGCTTCCACGCCTTGCAGCTCCGAAGACACGTTACGGCTTCGGTATCCGCCTCGCTGAGATCAGGGTTCAGTAG
- the trxB gene encoding thioredoxin-disulfide reductase, whose protein sequence is MTIAENTASEVRDVIIVGSGPAGYTAAVYTARANLKPLLLAGSVTAGGELMNTTEVENYPGFPEGIMGPDLMENFEKQAARFGTEIQFEDVTALDLAGPVKTVTIATGESFQAKSVILSTGSAYRELGLPNEKRLSGHGVSWCATCDGFFFKDQDIAVIGGGDSAMEEALFLTKFAKSVTVVHRRDSLKASKIMADRALAHEKINFIWNSTVEDVLGGEKVTGLTLRNLIDGTVSNLAVTGVFVAIGNDPRTDLVKDVLDLTPEGTIAVQGRSSKTSIPGVFAAGDVVDPTYRQAITASGSGCVAAIDVEHYLADLPA, encoded by the coding sequence GTGACCATCGCAGAAAACACCGCATCCGAAGTACGTGATGTCATCATTGTCGGCTCGGGCCCTGCAGGATACACGGCAGCTGTCTACACCGCCCGTGCCAACCTCAAGCCCCTGCTGCTGGCCGGTTCGGTTACTGCCGGCGGTGAGTTGATGAACACCACTGAGGTGGAGAACTACCCGGGGTTCCCAGAGGGAATCATGGGTCCGGACTTGATGGAGAACTTCGAAAAGCAGGCCGCACGCTTTGGCACTGAGATCCAGTTCGAGGATGTCACAGCTCTTGACCTTGCGGGTCCCGTTAAGACGGTGACGATCGCCACCGGCGAGAGCTTCCAGGCAAAATCCGTGATCCTTTCTACCGGTTCTGCCTACCGTGAGCTCGGTCTTCCCAACGAGAAGCGGCTCTCCGGCCACGGGGTCAGCTGGTGTGCAACCTGTGACGGTTTCTTTTTCAAGGACCAGGACATCGCGGTCATTGGTGGCGGTGATTCTGCCATGGAGGAGGCGCTCTTCCTTACCAAGTTCGCGAAATCGGTTACGGTTGTCCATCGCCGCGACTCGCTGAAAGCCTCAAAAATCATGGCCGACCGGGCCCTCGCGCACGAGAAGATCAATTTTATCTGGAACAGCACCGTTGAGGACGTTCTGGGTGGAGAGAAAGTAACAGGGCTGACGTTGAGGAACCTCATCGACGGCACCGTTTCGAACTTGGCTGTCACCGGTGTCTTTGTTGCGATCGGAAACGATCCACGAACTGACCTGGTCAAGGATGTCCTCGACCTTACGCCCGAGGGAACTATTGCCGTCCAGGGGCGCAGCTCCAAGACCAGCATTCCCGGCGTCTTCGCCGCCGGCGATGTAGTGGATCCAACGTACCGCCAGGCCATTACAGCCTCCGGCTCCGGCTGCGTAGCCGCCATCGATGTGGAACACTACCTGGCCGACCTTCCCGCTTAA
- the trxA gene encoding thioredoxin produces MSNAKDVTDASFSTDVLSSDKPVIVDFWAEWCGPCRKLGPILDEISVEYSEKVDVVKVNVDDNPAIAAEYGITSIPAVYLFQGGEVKSTVIGAKPKQFFEKEFSDVLS; encoded by the coding sequence ATGAGCAACGCTAAAGATGTAACGGATGCAAGTTTCAGCACGGACGTTTTGTCCTCTGACAAGCCGGTTATTGTCGACTTCTGGGCTGAGTGGTGCGGTCCCTGCCGCAAACTGGGTCCCATCCTCGACGAGATCTCGGTTGAGTACAGCGAGAAGGTGGATGTCGTGAAGGTGAATGTCGACGACAACCCTGCTATCGCGGCAGAGTACGGCATTACGTCTATTCCGGCTGTTTACCTGTTCCAGGGTGGCGAGGTAAAGAGCACCGTCATTGGCGCTAAGCCCAAGCAGTTTTTCGAGAAGGAGTTCTCTGACGTTCTCTCGTAA